The following are encoded together in the Nyctibius grandis isolate bNycGra1 chromosome 5, bNycGra1.pri, whole genome shotgun sequence genome:
- the CIMIP4 gene encoding ciliary microtubule inner protein 4 — MDQLKEGVVEVPASPKPDVAESDSVLVNSTSVEPEEGKKKNPPKGLCPSKQRRPQRSSSRASWKISKRPVAQGEAKNSTSVKSPSSPPAKCVQTKNQSNQSLQAKTPHTESLHSRRLEEERKDTSATNDPIVGHEPRGRNSTYHLSAISMQKEAEDTKSVSNAKEPVAGQRQTLRSRGSGSSRKTIKASYEKPNDTCCPLSAKQSLTSLGPDMKAEWKLLVKKRNSLVCANSNYKSANADKLTSDEEERRAQCKAALIMAQKRLGDRTEMLKNSLNSTSFADYNQLGFNLRSNIFQGGPLESRSLMKDSYTPDIIQKAIRDPKNWHGRRTDELGKWHQKNILNLNLQKALGDKSGKNKGKP, encoded by the exons GGTGTGGTTGAGGTTCCAGCTTCCCCTAAACCTGATGTGGCAGAAAGTGACTCTGTGCTGGTCAACAGTACTTCAG tgGAAcctgaggaagggaaaaagaagaatccTCCAAAAGGCTTATGTCCCAGCAAACAGAGAAGACCCCAAAGGAGCTCCAGCAGAGCCTCCTGGAAGATCTCCAAGCGCCCAGTGGCTCAGGGAGAAGCAAAGAATTCTACATCTGTTAAATCCCCATCATCTCCTCCTGCAAAGTGTGTTCAGACTAAAAACCAGAGCAATCAGAGTCTCCAGGCCAAAACTCCCCACACAGAGAGTCTTCATTCAAGAAGacttgaagaagaaagaaaagatacttCTGCCACCAATGATCCAATAGTGGGGCATGAGCCAAGAGGGAGGAACAGCACTTACCACCTGTCTGCAATATCCATGCAGAAGGAGGCAGAAGACACCAAATCTGTCTCAAATGCCAAAGAACCAGTAGCAGGCCAGCGCCAAACACTGAGGTCTAGAGGATCTGGATCTTCCCGGAAGACCATCAAAGCCAGCTACGAAAAACCCAACGACACTTGCTGCCCATTAAGTGCCAAACAGTCCTTAACATCATTAGGGCCAGATATGAAAGCAGAATGGAAGCTCCTTGtgaagaagagaaacagcttgGTCTGTGCTAACAGCAACTATAAATCTGCCAATGCAGATAAACTTACCAGCGATGAAGAG GAACGGCGAGCTCAGTGCAAGGCAGCCTTAATCATGGCACAGAAAAGACTTGGCGACCGTACTGAAATGCTAAAAAACTCCTTGAACTCTACGTCTTTTGCTGATTACAACCAGCTGGGTTTTAACCTGCGATCAAATATCTTCCAAG GTGGCCCACTGGAGAGCCGAAGCTTGATGAAGGATTCCTACACCCCTGATATAATTCAGAAGGCAATCAGGGATCCCAAGAATTGGCACGGAAGGAGGACTGATGAGCTAG GGAAATGGCATCAGAAAAACATCCTAAATCTTAACCTGCAGAAAGCATTGGGGGACAAatctgggaaaaataaaggcaagcCTTAG
- the LOC137664031 gene encoding LOW QUALITY PROTEIN: cytokine receptor common subunit beta-like (The sequence of the model RefSeq protein was modified relative to this genomic sequence to represent the inferred CDS: inserted 4 bases in 3 codons) codes for MLVCKGVKMGELISLLLAPCLVLGVENIQESIPMQTLQCYNDYISLTTCTWMECSEAHQFVNVTLNFNSCCEKNKEMTCRFHKGENHADCQNSTMHWVCHIHGYDQRIYNFKFNLTLHAELNVYMFQNVQTLPPQNLSISLMKSGDFLLTWKAADGSQGLGNALEYEVTYKREWESWEKAASLLLSNTTCCHLSRDNLVPRSSYVARVRARPGRASGFSGQYSEWSTEVSWETSEGGLQLRNLHCLFNGADRLTCSWEVKKEIITSVIFGLFFRATPASAYVLCPWQRASASPMEFLLCPIXPDLSSTSFSSLREEECSPVYEKALPHITYVVQSCEIPVSNXSSQSQYHVSVRAKTEEKLIEAYKNIKVLPPANVSVTVTENQEYELRWIKHTLAYSFIQQRYQVEYWRNNEYEKTLQKLDISNDEPPFILTLQMLASSTEYRGKMRARVNTPVEYEGPWSEWSEEFTWKTENVLPPVVLPVTLPALIITLLIVAYCSYKYFLRKKQMWEEKIPNPSKSLLIQSYLGEAVSQQPASHLCFNEQNTSEEVERINCLQVLDGMTKSPAEFHGAEAKTVQFSHATLAPRNSCQTSGVPHKTSLSLSALVFPLNQTAASSCLLARFPYKGAAHSSTASHTCFAFNGPYLYSSMMSSQPDMHRMLEVDPVKVREKSVSLQHVILPKEDCLQAPQRQEQPGTSPPQPFLLPHQKEMMQHLNDEKEVSPACGKHTNVRTEEQKSPKAPSCIMSPQQCALEYITTESLLLPSASNSTHPVLVTAGEFPCDSQEPQPPSDCSCHEFSPRKTGVMVPVPGQAPTSSPELYLDVFGDALDLHGHSEPTKMSLHIFEKEYFFSXKEPVLENYIVIFNPGNTITVFLHYGQCYPVPNLKPVRRWR; via the exons ATGCTTGTGTGCAAAGGTGTAAAGATGGGAGAGCTCATCAGTCTTCTTCTGGCTCCATGCTTGGTTTTGGGGGTTGAAAATATTCAAG aGAGCATCCCAATGCAGACCCTGCAGTGTTATAATGACTACATATCTCTTACAACTTGCACATGGATGGAGTGTTCAGAGGCTCATCAATTCGTGAATGTCACTCTGAACTTTAACAGCTGCTGTGAAAA GAATAAAGAAATGACCTGCAGGTTCCACAAAGGTGAAAACCACGCTGACTGCCAGAACTCCACAATGCACTGGGTGTGTCATATCCATGGATATGATCAAAGAATCTACAACTTCAAATTTAATCTGACACTGCATGCAGAGCTAAATGTCTACATGTTTCAGAATG TTCAGACCCTCCCACCTCAAAACCTCTCAATCAGTTTGATGAAATCAGGAGACTTCTTGCTGACCTGGAAAGCAGCTGATGGAAGCCAAGGGCTCGGCAATGCACTGGAGTATGAAGTCACTTACAAGCGGGAGTGGGAGTCCTGGGAG AAAGCTGCCTCACTCTTACTCTCCAACACCACATGTTGCCATCTCAGCCGTGACAACCTTGTCCCGCGGAGCAGCTACGTTGCCCGTGTGCGAGCCAGACCAGGGCGGGCCAGTGGCTTCTCTGGGCAGTACAGCGAGTGGAGCACGGAGGTGTCGTGGGAGACCTCTGAAG GTGGCCTTCAGCTCAGGAACCTTCACTGCCTCTTCAATGGTGCAGATCGTCTGACGTGCAGCTGGGAAGTGAAGAAAGAGATCATCACCTCTGTCATCTTTGGCTTGTTCTTCAGGGCCACTCCGGCATCAGCGTACGtgctctgcccatggcagcgtGCCTCGGCCTCTCCCATGGAGTTTCTGCTCTGTCCCA CCCCTGATCTCAGCTCaacctctttctcttccctcagaGAAGAGGAGTGCTCTCCTGTGTACGAGAAGGCTTTGCCCCACATCACGTATGTGGTGCAGAGCTGTGAGATCCCCGTTAGCA CCAGCAGTCAGAGCCAGTACCACGTGTCTGTGCGGGCCAAGACAGAGGAGAAACTGATTGAAGCGTACAAGAACA TTAAGGTGTTGCCACCTGCAAATGTGTCAGTAACAGTGACAGAGAACCAAGAGTATGAACTGAGGTGGATAAAACACACTTTGGCATATAGCTTCATACAACAGAGATACCAAGTTGAGTATTGGAGAAACAACGAATACGAAAAG ACACTCCAGAAGTTAGACATCAGCAATGATGAACCTCCTTTCATCCTCACCCTGCAGATGCTGGCATCATCTACAGAATATAGGGGCAAAATGCGTGCAAGGGTGAATACTCCTGTGGAATATGAGGGGCCTTGGAGTGAATGGAGTGAGGAGTTCACCTGGAAGACTGAGAAT gtTCTCCCACCAGTGGTTCTCCCAGTGACGCTCCCAGCTCTCATCATCACTTTGCTAATAGTTGCCTATTGCAGCTATAAGTATTTCCTCAG GAAGAAGCAAATGTGGGAGGAAAAGATTCCGAACCCCAGCAAGAGTCTCCTGATCCAGAGCTACCTGGGG gaAGCTGTCAGCCAACAGCCAGCCAGCCACTTGTGCTTCAATGAGCAGAACACTTCTGAGGAGGTGGAGCGGATTAACTGCCTTCAAGTGCTGGATGG GATGACTAAGAGTCCAGCAGAGTTCCATGGAGCTGAGGCAAAGACAGTGCAGTTTTCCCATGCTACACTGGCTCCACGAAACTCCTGTCAGACTTCTGGAGTGCCACATAAAACCTCACTTTCATTGTCCGCACTTGTCTTCCCGTTGAATCAGACTGCTGCTTCGTCCTGCCTGTTGGCCAGATTTCCATACAAGGGTGCTGCTCATTCAAGTACTGCTTCCCacacttgctttgctttcaatGGTCCATACTTGTACAGCTCAATGATGTCCTCCCAGCCTGATATGCATCGGATGCTGGAAGTGGACCCAGTGAAAGTCCGTGAGAAATCAGTTTCTCTTCAGCATGTGATCCTCCCAAAGGAAGACTGTCTCCAGGCTCCACAGAGGCAAGAACAGCCAGGAACAAGCCCTCCACAGCCCTTCCTGCTCCCACATCAGAAGGAAATGATGCAGCACCTCAACGATGAGAAAGAAGTCTCACCAGCCTGTGGGAAACACACAAACGTGagaacagaagagcagaaatctCCAAAGGCTCCTAGCTGTATCATGTCTCCTCAGCAGTGCGCCTTGGAGTACATCACCACAGAGAGCCTGTTACTGCCATCAGCCAGCAACTCCACCCATCCGGTACTTGTCACTGCTGGGGAGTTCCCTTGTGACTCACAGGAGCCCCAGCCCCCCAGTGACTGCTCTTGCCATGAGTTTTCTCCCAGGAAAACTGGTGTCATGGTTCCAGTTCCAGGTCAAGCACCAACCTCTTCTCCTGAATTGTACCTGGATGTGTTTGGAGATGCTTTAGATCTCCATGGACATTCAGAACCCACAAAAATGTCCttacatatttttgaaaaggagtattttttttc caaagaaccTGTGTTGGAGAACTACATAGTCATATTTAATCCTGGCAACACCATAACAGTTTTCCTCCACTATGGGCAATGCTACCCTGTCCCCAATCTAAAACCAGTGAGAAGGTGGAGGTGA